The DNA region TTCTTCCAGGGGGTGGCGCGGCCGAACCACTTGGTGGCGTAGCCGACGTCGTCCACCACTTTCTCTTCGCCGAAGATGGTGCGCACGTGGGTGGCGAAACCGGCTTCGTTGTAGAAGAAGATGCCGTTGAACAGCACGAAGGCGGCGGCCGTGCCGGCGACGGCGCCGACCAGGTACTTGATATAGGGGGAATCGCTGAACGGCATGGTCGCTCCTTGACGGGACTCAGGGTGCGCCGATGCTGCTGGCCGCGTGCCATCCCGTCAAGGAGAGCCGGCGCGGCCTGCGGAGGAGTTCGCGTTGCGCGGCTCAGTCGAGGGCGAAGGGTGCCTGGCGGAAGCCCTGTTCGTCGACTTCCAGCGCCCAGCCCTGGCGATCCCAGTCGCCCAAAACGATGCGCTGGGCGGGCAGGCCGCCGACCTGCAGTTCATGCACGGCGGGGCGGTGGGTGTGGCCGTGGATCAGGGTCGGCACGCCCTGTTCGGCCAGCAGGCGCGGGATTTCTTCCGGGGTGACGTCGGTGATCTCCGCCGCCTTCTGCCGGGTCTGCATGCGGCTCTCGCTGCGCAGCTTGCGTGCCAGCTTGTGGCGGGTGGCGAGCGGCAGGTGGCGCAGTATCCAGAGCACGACGGGGTTGCGCAGGATGCGCCGCATGCGCATGTAGGCCTCGTCGCGGGTGCACAGGCTGTCGCCGTGCATCAGCACCACGGGGTGGCCGGCGAGCACGACGCGGCTCGGGTCCGCCAGCAGGGTGCAACCGGCCTCGCGACAGAAGCGCGTGCCGATCATGAAGTCGCGGTTGCCGTGCATCAGGAAGATGCGCGTGCCGCCATCGGCCACCTGGCGCAGGGCCTGGGCGATGGTGCGCTGGTAGGGGGTCATGGCGTCGTCGCCGATCCAGGCCTCGAAGAAGTCGCCGAGGATGTAGAGCGCTTCGGCCTGGCTGGCGCGGGTCTGCAGGAAACGAAGAAACGCCCGGGTGATGTCCGGGCGTTCTTCTTCCAGATGCAGATCGGAGATCAGCAGGATCACTCGACGATCTCGGCCTTCTCGATGATCACGTCCTCGACCGGTACGTCCTGGTGGCCGGACTTCATGGTGGTGGCCACGCCCTTGATCTTGTTGACCACGTCCATGCCTTCGGTCACTTCGCCGAACACGGCGTAGCCCCAGCCCTGCACGGTCGGCGCGCTGTGGTTGAGGAAGCTGTTGTCGGCGACGTTGATGAAGAACTGCGCGGAGGCGGAGTGCGGCTCCATGGTGCGGGCCATGGCGACGGTGCCGACCTTGTTCGACAGGCCGTTGTTGGCCTCGTTCTTGATGGGGGCGCGGGTGGTCTTCTGCTTCATGCCCGGTTCGAAGCCGCCGCCCTGGATCATGAAGTTGGAGATCACGCGGTGGAAGACGGTGCCGTCGTAGTGGCCGGCCTTCACATACTCCTTGAAGTTGGCCACGGTTTCCGGGGCTTTGTCTTCGAAGAGTTCCAGGGTGATGACGCCATGGTTGGTGTGCAGCTTGATCATTTCGGTATCCGCTCGGTCGAGAATTCGAAGGCCTGTCAGGGGGTTGACAGCTTCGGCTATGATAAGCGCTTTGATTTGACCGGCCTACCCTGTGCCGCGCACCCGTAGACCTAAGGATCCCATGAGCAAGCCAGAGACTCCCGCCGCCGCGAACTTCCTCCGCCCGATCGTCCAGGGTGACCTGGATGCCGGCAAGCACGCCAAGATCGTCACCCGCTTCCCGCCGGAGCCCAATGGCTACCTGCACATCGGCCACGCCAAGTCGATCTGCCTGAACTTCGGCCTGGCCCAGGAATTCGGCGGCGACTGCCACCTGCGCTTCGACGACACCAACCCGGCCAAGGAAGACCAGGAGTACATCGACGCCATCGAGAGCGACGTCAAATGGCTGGGCTTCCAGTGGTCCGGCGAGGTGCGCTACGCCTCCAACTATTTCGACCAGCTGCACGCCTGGGCCATCGAGCTGATCAAGGCCGGCAAGGCCTTCGTCTGCGACCTCAACGCCGAGGAGATGCGCGAGTACCGCGGCAGCCTGCACGAGCCGGGCAGGAACAGCCCGTTCCGCGAGCGCTCCGTCGAAGAGAACCTGGACCTGTTCGCCCGCATGAAGGCCGGCGAGTTCCCGGACGGCGCCCGCTCCCTGCGCGCCAAGATCGACATGGCCTCGCCGAACATCAACCTGCGCGACCCGATCCTCTACCGCATCCGCCACGCCCATCACCACCAGACCGGCGACAAGTGGTGCATCTACCCCAGCTACGACTTCACCCACGGCCAGTCGGACGCCATCGAGGGCATCACCCACTCCATCTGCACCCTGGAGTTCGAGGACCATCGCCCGCTCTACGAATGGTTCCTGGCCAACCTGCCGGTGCCGGCGCAGCCCCGCCAGTACGAGTTCTCGCGCCTGAACCTGAACTACACCATCACCAGCAAGCGCAAGCTCAAGCAACTGGTGGACGAAGGGCACGTCAGCGGCTGGGACGACCCGCGCATGTCGACGCTTTCCGGCTACCGTCGTCGCGGTTACACCCCCGAATCGATCCGCAACTTCTGCGAGATGGTCGGCGTCAACCGTGCCAGCGGCGTGGTCGACATCGGCATGCTGGAGTTCAGCATCCGTGACCACCTGGACGCCACCGCATCCCGCGCCATGTGCGTGCTCAAGCCGCTCAAGGTGGTCATCACCAACTACCCGGAAGGCCAGGTCGAGAACCTCGAACTGCCGCGCCACCCGAAGGAAGACCTCGGTGTACGCGCGCTGCCCTTCGCCCGCGAGATCTACATTGACGCCAGTGACTTCGAGGAAGTCCCGCCGGCCGGCTTCAAGCGCCTGGTCCCGGGTGGTGAAGTACGCCTGCGCGGCAGCTACGTGATCCGCGCCGACGAAGCCATCAAGGACGCCGACGGCAAGGTCGTCGAGCTGCGCTGCTCCTATGACGAGAACACCCTTGGCAAGAACCCCGAAGGCCGCAAGGTCAAGGGCGTGATCCACTGGGTGCCGGCCGAGGCCAGCGTCGAGTGCGAAGTGCGCCTGTACGATCGCCTGTTCCGTTCGCCGAACCCGGAGAAGTCGGAGGAGGGCGGCAGCTTCCTCGACAACATCAACCCCGAGTCGCTGGTGGTGCTCACCGGCTGCCGCGCCGAGCCTTCCCTGGCCAATGCGCAGCCCGAGGAGCGTTTCCAGTTCGAGCGCGAAGGCTACTTCGTCGCCGACATCAAGGATTCGCAGCCCGGCAGGCCGGTGTTCAACCGCACCGTCACCCTGCGTGATTCCTGGGGGCAATGATGGCGCTGTCGATCTACAACACCCTCACCAAGGTCAAGGAAGCCTTCCATCCGCTGGAAGGCAACAGCGTGCGCATGTACGTGTGCGGCATGACCGTGTACGACTTCTGCCACATCGGCCACGCCCGCGTGATGGTCGCCTTCGACGTGGTCACCCGATGGCTGCGCGAGCGCGGCTATGACGTGACCTACGTGCGCAACATCACCGACATCGACGACAAGATCATCCGTCGCGCCCAGGAGAACGGCGAGCCGTTCGAGGCCCTGGTCGAGCGCATGATCGGCGCCATGCACGAGGACGAGGCGCGCCTCGCCGTGCTGCGCCCGGACATCGAGCCCCGCGCCACCGGCCATATCGCCGGCATGCACCAGATGATCCAGACCCTGATCGACAAGGGCTTCGCCTACGCCCCCGGCAACGGCGACGTCTACTACCGTGTCGGCAGGTTCGAGGGCTACGGCAAGCTGTCCCGTCGCCGCATCGACGAGCTGAAGATCGGCGCGCGCATCGAGGTCGACGAATCCAAGGAAGACCCGCTGGACTTCGTGCTGTGGAAGGGCGCCAAGCCCGGCGAGCCGAGCTGGGAATCCCCCTGGGGCCCCGGTCGCCCCGGCTGGCACATCGAGTGCTCGGTGATGTCCACCTGCTGCCTGGGCGAGACCTTCGACATCCACGGTGGCGGCCCGGACCTGGTGTTCCCCCACCACGAGAACGAGATCGCCCAGAGCGAGGCGGCCACCGGCAAGCTCTACGCCAAGGCCTGGATGCACGCCGGCGCGGTGCGCGTGGATGGCGAGAAGATGTCCAAGTCCCTGGGCAATTTCTTCACCATCCGCGAGGTGCTGGAGAAGTACCACCCCGAGGTGGTGCGCTACCTGCTGGTCTCCAGCCACTACCGCAGCCCGATCAACTATTCCGAAGACAACCTCAAGGAAGCCAAGGGCGCCCTGGAACGCTTCTACACCGCCTTGCGCGGCCTGCCCGAGGCGCCCGCCGCCGAGGGCGAAGCCTTCGTCGAGCGCTTCAATGCCTCCATGGATGACGACTTCAACACCCCCGAAGCCGTCGCCGTGCTGTTCGACATGGCCCGCGAGGTCAACCGCCTGCGTGACACCGACACGGCTGCCGCTGCGGCCCTGGCGGCCCGTCTCAAGGCGCTGGGCGGCCTGCTGGGCCTGCTCCAGCTGGACCCGGACGCCTTCCTCCAGGCCGGCGCCACCGGCAAGGTCGACGCCGCCGAGGTCGAAGCCCTGATCCAGGCGCGCCTGCAGGCGCGCGCCGAGAAGAACTGGGCCGAGTCCGACCGCATCCGCGACCAGATCACCGCCCTGGGCGTGGTGCTGGAAGACGGCAAGGGCGGCACCACCTGGCGCCTCGCCGAGTAGTCATGCGCGTCATGAACGAGGCCGCTTCCGAGCGGCCTTTTTCTTGGGTGCCGGAACCTTCATCGAAACTCCACGGCAACTCCATCTGCGGTCCACGCAGCCAGCACGGCGCGCGTGCATAAAGGCGTCCCGCCCCGAGCAAAAGGACGTCGCCGTGGACATCACCCTGATCAACCCGCCCCACACCGCCATCGGCAGCCGCATGCCCCGGGAGCACTTGCCGCCCCTGGGCCTGCTCGCCATCGGCGGGCCGCTGCTGGATGCGGGCTTCCACGTCTCGCTGCTGGACGCAGACCGCGAGGCGCTGAGCGTCACGCAGATCGTGGCGCGCATCCAGGCGACGGCGCCGGATGTGGTGATGCTCGGGCACTCCGGTTCCAGTTCGGCGCACCCCACGGTGGTGGACATCTGCCGCGCCCTCAAGGTCGTGCTGCCCGGGCTGGTCATCGTCTACGGCGGCGTGCACCCCAGCTACCACTGGGACGAGATCCTCCAGGAGGTGGCGGAAGTCGACTTCATCGTGCGCGGGGAGGGCGAGCAGACCGCCCTCTCGTTGGTGCAGGCGCTGGCGCAAGGGCGCTCGCCGCTGGACGTCCACGGCATCGCCCTGCGCTACCTGGGCGAACCCTACGCCACGCCCGCCGCCGCCATGTTGCGCAACCTCGACGACTACCGTGTGGGCTGGGAGCTGATCGACCACGCCGACTACGCCTACTGGGGCGGCAAGCGGGCAGTGGTGGTGCAGTTCTCCCGGGGGTGTCCCTACCTGTGCAGCTACTGCGGTCAGCGTGGGTTCTGGACCCGCTGGCGGCACCGCGACCCGGTGCGCCTGGCCCGGGAGCTGGCACACCTGCACCGGGAACAGGGCGTGGAGCTGATCAACTTCGCCGACGAATTGCCCACCGGCTCGCGCAAGATGTGGAAGGCCTTCCTCGAAGCCCTGATCGCCGAGGACGTACCGCTGCTGCTGGTGGGTTCCACCCGTGCCGGGGATATCGTCCGCGATGCCGATATCCTCCACCTCTACCGCAAGGCCGGGGTGATCCGCTTCCTGCTGGGCATCGAGAGCTACGACGAGGGCACCCTGG from Pseudomonas tohonis includes:
- the lpxH gene encoding UDP-2,3-diacylglucosamine diphosphatase codes for the protein MILLISDLHLEEERPDITRAFLRFLQTRASQAEALYILGDFFEAWIGDDAMTPYQRTIAQALRQVADGGTRIFLMHGNRDFMIGTRFCREAGCTLLADPSRVVLAGHPVVLMHGDSLCTRDEAYMRMRRILRNPVVLWILRHLPLATRHKLARKLRSESRMQTRQKAAEITDVTPEEIPRLLAEQGVPTLIHGHTHRPAVHELQVGGLPAQRIVLGDWDRQGWALEVDEQGFRQAPFALD
- a CDS encoding peptidylprolyl isomerase — translated: MIKLHTNHGVITLELFEDKAPETVANFKEYVKAGHYDGTVFHRVISNFMIQGGGFEPGMKQKTTRAPIKNEANNGLSNKVGTVAMARTMEPHSASAQFFINVADNSFLNHSAPTVQGWGYAVFGEVTEGMDVVNKIKGVATTMKSGHQDVPVEDVIIEKAEIVE
- a CDS encoding glutamine--tRNA ligase/YqeY domain fusion protein, with the protein product MSKPETPAAANFLRPIVQGDLDAGKHAKIVTRFPPEPNGYLHIGHAKSICLNFGLAQEFGGDCHLRFDDTNPAKEDQEYIDAIESDVKWLGFQWSGEVRYASNYFDQLHAWAIELIKAGKAFVCDLNAEEMREYRGSLHEPGRNSPFRERSVEENLDLFARMKAGEFPDGARSLRAKIDMASPNINLRDPILYRIRHAHHHQTGDKWCIYPSYDFTHGQSDAIEGITHSICTLEFEDHRPLYEWFLANLPVPAQPRQYEFSRLNLNYTITSKRKLKQLVDEGHVSGWDDPRMSTLSGYRRRGYTPESIRNFCEMVGVNRASGVVDIGMLEFSIRDHLDATASRAMCVLKPLKVVITNYPEGQVENLELPRHPKEDLGVRALPFAREIYIDASDFEEVPPAGFKRLVPGGEVRLRGSYVIRADEAIKDADGKVVELRCSYDENTLGKNPEGRKVKGVIHWVPAEASVECEVRLYDRLFRSPNPEKSEEGGSFLDNINPESLVVLTGCRAEPSLANAQPEERFQFEREGYFVADIKDSQPGRPVFNRTVTLRDSWGQ
- the bchE gene encoding magnesium-protoporphyrin IX monomethyl ester anaerobic oxidative cyclase yields the protein MDITLINPPHTAIGSRMPREHLPPLGLLAIGGPLLDAGFHVSLLDADREALSVTQIVARIQATAPDVVMLGHSGSSSAHPTVVDICRALKVVLPGLVIVYGGVHPSYHWDEILQEVAEVDFIVRGEGEQTALSLVQALAQGRSPLDVHGIALRYLGEPYATPAAAMLRNLDDYRVGWELIDHADYAYWGGKRAVVVQFSRGCPYLCSYCGQRGFWTRWRHRDPVRLARELAHLHREQGVELINFADELPTGSRKMWKAFLEALIAEDVPLLLVGSTRAGDIVRDADILHLYRKAGVIRFLLGIESYDEGTLEAIRKGGTTREDQEAIRLLRLHGIVSMATYVIGFQEETDADYWRSLRHLLRYDPDQIQLLYVTPHRWTPFYGTAEQRRVIQTDTRRWDYKHQVLAVQRVPAWRVFLWFKAIELCMQARPRALARLLFHPDADFRHAMRWYTRIGRRVWFHEVAEFLLATRLLKRGPTLREFLGASLAGREYLLDKRKGMPAVEVIARG
- the cysS gene encoding cysteine--tRNA ligase; protein product: MALSIYNTLTKVKEAFHPLEGNSVRMYVCGMTVYDFCHIGHARVMVAFDVVTRWLRERGYDVTYVRNITDIDDKIIRRAQENGEPFEALVERMIGAMHEDEARLAVLRPDIEPRATGHIAGMHQMIQTLIDKGFAYAPGNGDVYYRVGRFEGYGKLSRRRIDELKIGARIEVDESKEDPLDFVLWKGAKPGEPSWESPWGPGRPGWHIECSVMSTCCLGETFDIHGGGPDLVFPHHENEIAQSEAATGKLYAKAWMHAGAVRVDGEKMSKSLGNFFTIREVLEKYHPEVVRYLLVSSHYRSPINYSEDNLKEAKGALERFYTALRGLPEAPAAEGEAFVERFNASMDDDFNTPEAVAVLFDMAREVNRLRDTDTAAAAALAARLKALGGLLGLLQLDPDAFLQAGATGKVDAAEVEALIQARLQARAEKNWAESDRIRDQITALGVVLEDGKGGTTWRLAE